A DNA window from Paralichthys olivaceus isolate ysfri-2021 chromosome 3, ASM2471397v2, whole genome shotgun sequence contains the following coding sequences:
- the LOC109625829 gene encoding calreticulin-like, whose translation MKLPAAALTLLASIAVTVDATVYFKEQFEDGDGWTSRWLQSKHKSDYGQWKLTAGKFYGDAEADKGLQTSQDAHFYATSARFEPFSNEGKPLVVQFTVKHEQKIDCGGGYVKIFPSDLDQSDMHGDSQYYIMFGPDICGYSTKKVHVIVNYKGQNHLIKKDIKCKDDELTHLYTLILNPDQTYEVKINNEKVESGSLEDDWDMLPPKKIKDPEAKKPSDWDDRAKIDDPSDTKPEDWDMPETIPDPDAKKPDDWDEDMDGEWEPPMITNPEYKGEWKPKQIDNPDYKGAWVHPEIDNPEYTQDATMYKFDNIGVLGLDLWQVKAGTIFDNFLITDNVKEAEEFGKETWGVTKEPEKKMKEEQEDAERKLREEEEKSKKVEEEDDEEDGEEENEGEEGENDEEDTGTEDDSDVKEKDEL comes from the exons ATGAAGCTGCCCGCCGCCGCCCTCACGCTCTTAGCGTCCATAGCTGTGACCGTCGACGCCACCGTCTACTTCAAGGAGCAGTTCGAGGATGGAG ATGGATGGACGAGCCGGTGGCTCCAGTCCAAGCACAAGTCCGACTATGGCCAATGGAAACTGACAGCTGGAAAGTTCTATGGGGATGCTGAGGCTGATAAAG GTCTTCAGACCAGCCAGGATGCCCACTTTTACGCCACGTCGGCCCGCTTTGAGCCCTTTAGCAATGAGGGAAAGCCCCTGGTCGTTCAGTTCACTGTCAAGCATGAACAGAAGATTGACTGCGGAGGCGGCTACGTCAAGATCTTCCCCTCTGACCTCGACCAGAGTGATATGCACGGAGACTCTCAATATTACATCATGTTTG GGCCTGACATCTGTGGATACAGCACAAAGAAGGTTCATGTAATCGTGAATTACAAGGGCCAGAACCACCTCATCAAGAAAGACATCAAATGCAAG GATGACGAACTGACCCACCTGTACACATTGATACTGAACCCAGACCAGACGTATGAGGTGAAGATCAACAATGAAAAGGTGGAGTCTGGCTCGCTGGAGGATGACTGGGACATGCTGCCCCCAAAGAAGATCAAGGACCCCGAGGCCAAGAAACCCAGCGACTGGGATGACAGGGCCAAGATTGACGACCCCAGCGACACCAAGCCTGAG GACTGGGACATGCCAGAGACCATCCCTGACCCTGATGCCAAGAAGCCTGACGACTGGGACGAGGACATGGACGGAGAGTGGGAACCCCCCATGATCACCAATCCAGAGTATAAG GGGGAGTGGAAACCCAAACAGATTGACAACCCTGACTACAAGGGAGCCTGGGTCCACCCTGAGATTGACAACCCAGAATACACTCAGGATGCCACAATGTACAAGTTTGACAACATTGGAGTTCTGGGCCTGGATCTGTGGCAG gTAAAAGCTGGCACCATCTTTGACAACTTCCTGATCACTGACAATGTCAAAGAAGCTGAGGAGTTTGGGAAGGAAACCTGGGGAGTTACAAAG gaaccagagaagaagatgaaagaggagcaggaggacgcagagaggaaactgagggaggaggaggagaagagcaagaaggttgaggaggaggatgatgaggaagatggtGAGGAAGAGAATGAGGGGGAAGAGGGTGAGAACGACGAGGAGGACACTGGGACAGAAGACGACAGTGACGTGAAAGAGAAGGATGAGTTGTAG